A single region of the Novosphingobium sp. SL115 genome encodes:
- a CDS encoding low affinity iron permease family protein, translated as MRAPDGRNTLPEPTLTGAAFGAEVNVEALATEGSSAQMDKLFTAIANRVSAASGKAGTFIIALTIIIAWGISGPVFKWSDTWQLVINTGTTIITFLMVFLIQNSQNRDAAAMQAKLDELLRAVDKARVGFVGIEHLTDDQISKLRDALEDEVGCRSDKQASAHETVERLLDRT; from the coding sequence ACAGGCGCGGCGTTTGGCGCAGAAGTGAACGTGGAAGCCTTGGCAACCGAAGGATCAAGTGCCCAGATGGACAAGCTTTTCACCGCAATCGCCAACCGGGTTTCTGCCGCTTCGGGAAAGGCCGGCACGTTCATCATCGCGCTGACCATCATCATCGCGTGGGGTATAAGCGGACCGGTGTTCAAATGGAGCGACACCTGGCAACTGGTCATCAACACTGGCACCACCATCATCACATTTCTGATGGTTTTCCTGATCCAGAACAGCCAGAATCGCGATGCCGCCGCGATGCAGGCCAAGCTGGACGAACTGCTGCGTGCTGTGGACAAGGCAAGGGTTGGGTTTGTGGGCATTGAACACCTGACCGACGACCAGATCAGCAAACTGCGCGATGCGCTGGAAGACGAAGTCGGTTGCCGCAGCGACAAGCAGGCGAGCGCGCACGAAACCGTCGAACGCCTGCTGGACCGGACATGA
- the fumC gene encoding class II fumarate hydratase produces MTGATTRVETDSLGAVEVPAGAYWGAQTQRSIDNFPFGTDERMPRGITRALGRIKQAAARVNRRHGLPGDLADAIEQAAAEVAEGDLDGQFPLVIWQTGSGTQSNMNANEVIAGRANEILTGQRGGKNPVHPNDHVNQGQSSNDTFPTALHVAAVEALNTDLIPALDLLCGELTRKSEAWDSIVKIGRTHLQDATPLTLGQEFSGYVQQLRDNYERLRAAEGQLLRLAQGGTAVGTGLNAPEGFAKAMAAELARLTGHAFTPAPNRFEALASNDALVQFSATLATLAVSLTKIANDIRLLGSGPRSGLGELDLPANEPGSSIMPGKVNPTQAEMLTMVAAQVVGNHQAVTVGGLQGHLELNVFKPMIGSAVLRSMHLLSVGMASFAQRCVAGIEPNRRRIADLLDRSLMLVTALAPEIGYDRAAEIAKHAHQHDLTLREAALTLGHVDQATFDRLIRPQDMV; encoded by the coding sequence ATGACCGGCGCCACTACAAGGGTCGAAACCGACAGCCTTGGCGCGGTGGAGGTGCCTGCCGGGGCCTATTGGGGCGCGCAAACCCAGCGCAGCATCGACAATTTTCCATTTGGAACAGACGAACGAATGCCGCGCGGCATCACCCGCGCACTGGGACGGATCAAGCAGGCTGCAGCACGGGTCAACCGCAGGCACGGCCTGCCGGGCGATCTGGCTGATGCGATTGAACAGGCTGCCGCCGAAGTCGCAGAGGGCGATCTGGATGGTCAGTTTCCGCTAGTTATCTGGCAAACCGGCAGCGGCACCCAGTCCAACATGAACGCCAACGAGGTGATCGCAGGCCGCGCCAACGAGATTTTGACCGGCCAGCGCGGCGGCAAAAACCCGGTGCATCCCAATGACCATGTCAACCAAGGGCAATCGTCGAACGACACCTTTCCCACTGCGCTACATGTAGCAGCAGTCGAGGCGCTGAACACAGACCTGATCCCCGCGCTGGACCTGTTATGCGGCGAACTGACGCGCAAAAGCGAAGCGTGGGACAGTATCGTCAAGATAGGCCGCACCCATTTGCAGGACGCAACGCCGCTGACTCTGGGGCAGGAATTTTCAGGCTATGTCCAGCAATTGCGCGACAATTATGAGCGTCTGCGCGCGGCGGAAGGCCAACTGTTGCGGCTGGCACAGGGCGGAACCGCAGTGGGCACGGGGTTGAATGCGCCAGAAGGTTTTGCGAAGGCCATGGCCGCTGAACTTGCCAGACTGACGGGCCATGCCTTCACACCGGCACCCAACCGGTTCGAGGCACTGGCAAGCAACGATGCGCTTGTGCAGTTTTCAGCCACGCTAGCGACGCTTGCCGTATCATTGACCAAAATCGCCAACGATATCCGCCTGCTCGGGTCCGGTCCCCGGTCCGGTCTTGGCGAGCTGGACCTTCCCGCGAACGAACCGGGTAGTTCGATCATGCCAGGCAAGGTCAACCCGACGCAGGCTGAAATGCTGACGATGGTGGCAGCACAAGTGGTCGGCAACCATCAGGCGGTGACTGTGGGCGGCTTGCAAGGGCATCTTGAACTGAACGTATTCAAACCGATGATCGGATCGGCGGTGCTGCGTTCGATGCACCTGTTGTCGGTCGGGATGGCCAGTTTCGCCCAGCGCTGCGTTGCCGGGATCGAACCCAACCGGAGGCGGATTGCCGACCTTTTAGACCGTTCGCTGATGCTGGTCACGGCGCTGGCACCGGAAATCGGATATGATCGCGCCGCAGAAATCGCCAAGCATGCCCACCAGCATGATCTGACCCTGCGCGAAGCCGCCCTGACCCTTGGCCATGTCGATCAGGCTACCTTCGACCGGCTGATCCGCCCGCAGGATATGGTTTAG
- a CDS encoding PRC-barrel domain-containing protein — MKILLATTTALILTAMPAHAQLVGGSGIGGTLGGTLGGAGSIGSPMDTIGSATRGTVNSTASSTGSQSVNRKTGTVHADRSANAGVAGAVAQTASTPVRTVSGSTATSANGSANGSADAQLIGTDAVRQTARGAVGTTRDVASGAATAGRTTAGAIGQAARSANGSASGSANGSGMFSGAAGQLAAAGSLAAAGDANFEVSKGMRVIGPDGDRLGKVRGVIADSRGQVQALLVKVDGATATLPAANFSGSGNAVISAMGEGQIKDAAQSQSKSSK; from the coding sequence ATGAAAATTCTTCTCGCAACCACCACTGCACTCATCCTCACCGCAATGCCCGCCCATGCCCAGCTTGTTGGCGGCAGTGGGATCGGCGGTACGCTGGGGGGCACGCTGGGCGGTGCAGGCAGCATCGGCTCGCCGATGGACACCATCGGTTCGGCCACGCGCGGCACGGTCAATTCAACCGCCAGCAGCACCGGCAGCCAAAGCGTCAACCGCAAGACCGGCACGGTTCATGCTGATCGCAGCGCCAATGCCGGAGTAGCAGGCGCGGTCGCCCAGACGGCATCAACACCGGTGCGGACGGTTTCGGGCAGCACGGCAACCAGTGCTAACGGCAGCGCCAACGGCAGCGCCGATGCCCAGTTGATCGGCACCGATGCGGTGCGCCAGACGGCTCGTGGCGCTGTGGGGACCACGCGCGACGTGGCATCGGGTGCTGCCACTGCCGGACGTACCACGGCGGGGGCGATCGGTCAGGCTGCTCGCAGCGCCAATGGTAGTGCTTCAGGTTCTGCCAATGGCAGTGGCATGTTTTCCGGTGCGGCCGGTCAACTGGCTGCGGCCGGAAGCCTTGCCGCAGCAGGCGATGCCAACTTCGAAGTCAGCAAGGGCATGCGTGTGATCGGTCCTGATGGCGACCGTCTGGGTAAGGTGCGTGGGGTCATTGCCGACAGCCGCGGGCAAGTACAGGCCCTGTTGGTGAAGGTGGATGGGGCAACAGCCACGCTTCCGGCCGCCAACTTCTCTGGCAGTGGCAATGCGGTCATTTCCGCAATGGGTGAAGGCCAGATCAAGGACGCGGCGCAAAGCCAGAGCAAGTCGTCAAAGTAA
- a CDS encoding S8 family serine peptidase: MRSTIAASLAMVLAATPAMAQLALPGAGDTLGQVNSRLDGLLEQGVNTTRKAVDGLTSARIDRLAELVRNNRQAIEFDAENQPARRGELLLEGADSAAIARAEQAGFVVIAREDFQDLGLAVVRLAVPPGAALAQAEKRLRKVLPGVTISSDQLYFASGNVAAGSMAAAPSVPGGTAASTMPVRIGVIDGAPGPSAQVAATQGFARGAPLASNHGSAVVSLLLHAGARDIAVADVYGNDPAGGNAFAIVRALGWLLTRKVRVVSISLVGPRNAVLAKAISAVQGRGMVVVAAVGNDGPAAPPSYPASYPGVIAVTAVDGRNRALIEAGRALHLDYAAPGADMLAANAAGQWKAVRGTSFATPLVAARAARAVADRGAKWLLALDGEARDLGRKGPDPVFGRGLVCGSCRRTK; the protein is encoded by the coding sequence ATGCGCTCCACTATCGCCGCTTCGCTTGCCATGGTGCTGGCCGCCACGCCTGCCATGGCCCAACTGGCCTTGCCCGGTGCGGGTGATACCTTGGGGCAGGTCAACAGCAGGCTTGATGGACTGCTCGAACAAGGTGTCAACACCACCCGCAAGGCGGTTGATGGCTTGACGTCAGCCCGGATTGACCGGCTAGCGGAGCTAGTCCGCAATAATCGGCAGGCAATAGAATTCGACGCTGAAAACCAGCCTGCGCGCAGAGGCGAACTGCTGCTCGAAGGGGCTGACAGTGCCGCCATCGCCCGCGCCGAACAGGCAGGTTTTGTGGTGATCGCCCGTGAGGATTTTCAGGATCTCGGCCTTGCTGTGGTGCGGTTGGCCGTCCCGCCGGGTGCTGCGCTGGCGCAGGCAGAAAAGCGGCTGCGCAAAGTGCTGCCCGGCGTCACGATATCGTCGGACCAACTGTATTTTGCATCAGGAAACGTGGCGGCGGGAAGCATGGCCGCAGCGCCATCTGTGCCGGGGGGCACTGCGGCTTCGACCATGCCTGTTCGCATCGGCGTGATTGACGGCGCGCCGGGGCCGTCCGCACAAGTTGCCGCAACCCAGGGATTTGCGCGCGGCGCACCTCTGGCCAGCAATCATGGCAGCGCGGTCGTGTCGCTGCTACTGCATGCCGGGGCGAGAGATATCGCCGTGGCGGACGTTTATGGCAACGATCCTGCCGGCGGCAACGCCTTTGCCATCGTGCGCGCGCTGGGATGGCTGCTGACGCGCAAGGTGCGCGTCGTTTCCATCAGCCTTGTCGGCCCGCGCAATGCTGTGCTGGCAAAAGCGATCTCTGCGGTTCAGGGACGTGGAATGGTGGTCGTGGCAGCCGTCGGCAACGATGGCCCGGCAGCCCCGCCGTCCTATCCGGCATCCTACCCCGGCGTCATCGCGGTTACCGCCGTTGACGGACGAAACCGCGCCTTGATCGAAGCCGGGCGCGCGCTTCATCTCGATTATGCGGCGCCGGGTGCAGACATGCTTGCCGCCAATGCCGCAGGGCAATGGAAAGCGGTTCGTGGCACGTCCTTTGCCACGCCGCTGGTCGCCGCGCGTGCCGCCCGCGCTGTTGCGGACCGGGGTGCGAAATGGCTCTTGGCGCTTGATGGTGAAGCCCGCGACCTCGGTCGGAAAGGGCCTGATCCGGTGTTCGGTCGCGGCCTTGTCTGCGGTTCATGCCGCCGAACGAAATAA
- a CDS encoding RNA polymerase sigma factor, producing MTGSFETQILSMLPRLRRFASGLARDRADGDDLCQMTIERALVRRDQWQDGTRLDSWVYRIMRNIWIDETRGRTRRSATFVGEEEGDAVGMSGEQEVAVEISNVDRAMATLPAEQREAVLLVMVEGYSYKEAAEIIGCPVGTLNSRLVRGRDALLALLGEMP from the coding sequence CTGACCGGAAGCTTTGAAACGCAGATCCTGTCCATGCTGCCGCGCCTGCGGCGGTTTGCAAGCGGATTGGCGCGTGACAGAGCGGATGGTGACGATCTTTGCCAGATGACGATCGAACGCGCACTTGTCCGACGCGACCAATGGCAGGACGGGACGCGCCTTGATAGCTGGGTGTACAGGATCATGCGCAATATCTGGATAGACGAAACCCGTGGCAGAACACGCAGATCGGCAACATTTGTGGGTGAAGAGGAAGGAGATGCCGTGGGCATGAGTGGCGAGCAGGAAGTTGCAGTCGAGATCAGCAATGTTGATCGGGCGATGGCCACTCTGCCTGCTGAACAGCGCGAAGCAGTGCTGCTGGTCATGGTGGAGGGCTATTCCTACAAGGAAGCTGCTGAAATCATCGGTTGCCCGGTTGGCACGCTGAATTCGCGGCTGGTGCGTGGCCGTGACGCACTGCTGGCGCTGCTGGGGGAAATGCCATGA
- a CDS encoding anti-sigma factor family protein yields the protein MTITPEQLAAFADGELPEAESQKVAALVAQDTELARKVAAHRALRQRLSAHFEPIMTAPLPESLVARLSQPGSQVADFAQARQQREQQRSIPRWAWIAGPALAASLALAVVLPGRDDPETTLVGGQSYAAGPLADALDNQLLAIQPAAAEPRILLSFKDSEGAYCRGFTGKSQSGIACRDANGWQLRKLIGGSQAESGDYRQAGSADAELMALAQEMAPDGALDADQEEAAKKRDWK from the coding sequence ATGACCATCACCCCTGAACAACTGGCAGCCTTTGCCGATGGCGAATTGCCTGAGGCTGAAAGCCAGAAGGTTGCAGCATTGGTGGCGCAAGACACTGAATTGGCGCGAAAGGTTGCCGCGCATCGCGCGCTGCGCCAACGCCTTTCTGCGCATTTCGAACCGATTATGACAGCGCCATTGCCGGAAAGTCTGGTCGCCCGGCTGTCCCAGCCGGGCTCGCAAGTGGCGGATTTTGCACAGGCACGTCAACAGCGCGAACAGCAGCGCAGCATTCCCCGCTGGGCCTGGATTGCTGGCCCGGCGCTGGCGGCATCGCTTGCGCTGGCGGTGGTCCTGCCGGGACGGGATGATCCTGAAACCACGCTTGTCGGTGGGCAAAGCTATGCAGCCGGGCCATTGGCTGACGCGCTCGACAATCAATTGTTGGCCATTCAGCCTGCCGCTGCGGAACCGCGTATCCTGTTGAGCTTCAAGGACAGCGAGGGCGCATATTGTCGTGGCTTTACGGGCAAATCCCAATCCGGGATCGCCTGTCGCGATGCAAACGGCTGGCAGTTGCGCAAGCTGATCGGCGGGTCGCAGGCCGAAAGCGGTGACTACAGGCAGGCTGGCAGCGCCGATGCAGAGTTGATGGCGCTGGCTCAAGAAATGGCACCGGACGGAGCGCTGGATGCCGATCAGGAAGAGGCTGCAAAAAAGCGCGACTGGAAGTGA
- the cobU gene encoding bifunctional adenosylcobinamide kinase/adenosylcobinamide-phosphate guanylyltransferase, giving the protein MTSLLILGGARSGKSRYGQQRVEGFDGSLAYIATAQAFDCEMADRIARHRADRGSRWTTLEAPLDLSGAIAEASQRFSAILVDCLTLWLSNQMLTDRDMAEACDGLIRAIGACSVPVALIANEVGLGIVPDNALARRFRDEAGWLNQKLAEVASEVVFVAAGLPLTLKA; this is encoded by the coding sequence ATGACCAGCCTGCTCATTCTGGGTGGCGCGCGCTCTGGCAAGAGCCGCTATGGGCAGCAGCGTGTCGAAGGCTTCGACGGTTCTCTGGCCTATATCGCCACGGCACAGGCTTTCGATTGCGAGATGGCAGACCGGATTGCTCGCCACCGCGCGGATCGCGGCAGCCGCTGGACGACACTGGAAGCGCCGCTCGACCTTTCGGGCGCAATTGCCGAAGCCAGTCAGCGCTTCAGCGCAATTCTGGTGGATTGCCTGACCTTATGGCTCAGCAATCAGATGCTGACTGATCGTGACATGGCAGAGGCTTGCGATGGCCTGATCCGCGCAATTGGCGCATGTTCGGTGCCAGTGGCGCTTATCGCCAACGAAGTGGGGCTGGGCATCGTGCCTGACAATGCACTGGCGCGCCGCTTCCGCGACGAGGCGGGCTGGCTCAATCAGAAACTGGCTGAAGTTGCCAGCGAAGTCGTATTTGTCGCAGCAGGATTGCCGCTAACCCTGAAAGCCTGA
- a CDS encoding cobyric acid synthase, translated as MTGLMLQGTGSDVGKSVLVAGLCRALANRGLRVLPFKPQNMSNNAAVTVDGGEIGRAQALQAIAARAELHTDMNPVLLKPQADRTSQLIVHGRVRGTLGVANFREGRRSLLPEVLESWERLRNRCDLVIVEGAGSPAEINLRDGDIANMGFARAANVPVVLVGDIDRGGVIASLVGTRAVLDPADAAMVRGFIVNKFRGDPALFADGYAAIERLSGWSGFGLIPWLSCITALPSEDAVVLEQRQHSAPSRKLVACPMLPRISNFDDLDPLRHEPQVELAMIPPGSVIPAHADIVILPGSKATIADMAFLRAQGWDVDILAHHRRGGAVMGICGGYQMLGRSIADPLGIEGTPGAIAGLGLLDVETTLTQDKALRTVTGAALGAGFSGFEMHMGVTKGPDTARAFAMLDGDRMDGATSFDGRVMGTYCHGLLSEPGFRAALLESIGATSNRTDHNRVVDTALDQLAGELETHLDIDGLLNLAREGCR; from the coding sequence TTGACTGGTTTGATGTTGCAGGGAACGGGTTCGGATGTCGGCAAATCGGTATTGGTGGCGGGGCTTTGCCGCGCGCTTGCCAATCGCGGATTGCGCGTGCTGCCGTTCAAACCGCAGAACATGTCAAACAACGCCGCCGTCACGGTAGATGGCGGAGAGATCGGGCGGGCACAGGCGTTGCAGGCCATCGCTGCGCGGGCTGAACTGCATACCGACATGAACCCCGTCCTGCTCAAACCACAGGCCGATCGGACTTCACAACTCATTGTCCATGGCCGGGTGCGCGGCACACTGGGCGTTGCGAACTTTCGGGAAGGCAGGCGCAGCCTGTTGCCCGAAGTGCTGGAAAGCTGGGAACGGCTGCGCAACCGCTGCGATCTGGTGATCGTGGAAGGGGCCGGTTCGCCTGCGGAAATCAACCTGCGCGACGGCGATATTGCCAACATGGGCTTTGCCCGCGCGGCCAACGTGCCAGTGGTGCTGGTGGGCGATATCGACCGGGGCGGGGTGATCGCTTCGCTGGTGGGAACCCGCGCGGTGCTTGATCCTGCCGATGCGGCGATGGTCCGTGGGTTCATCGTCAACAAGTTTCGCGGCGATCCTGCGCTGTTTGCCGATGGTTATGCCGCAATCGAGCGGCTTTCAGGATGGAGTGGCTTCGGCCTGATCCCATGGCTGAGTTGCATCACGGCCCTGCCAAGCGAAGATGCCGTAGTGCTTGAGCAGAGACAACATTCTGCGCCCTCGCGCAAGCTGGTAGCGTGCCCCATGTTGCCGCGTATTTCGAACTTTGACGATCTCGATCCGCTGCGGCACGAACCGCAAGTCGAACTGGCGATGATCCCGCCCGGATCAGTGATCCCGGCCCATGCCGATATCGTTATCCTGCCCGGTTCCAAGGCAACGATTGCGGATATGGCATTCCTGCGGGCGCAGGGATGGGATGTCGATATCCTTGCCCATCACCGGCGCGGTGGGGCGGTGATGGGCATATGCGGCGGCTACCAGATGCTTGGGCGCTCGATTGCCGACCCGCTTGGCATCGAAGGCACGCCTGGCGCGATTGCCGGTCTTGGCCTGCTCGATGTGGAAACCACGCTGACACAGGACAAGGCATTGCGCACCGTAACGGGCGCGGCGCTGGGCGCGGGGTTCAGCGGTTTTGAAATGCACATGGGCGTGACGAAAGGACCGGATACAGCGCGCGCTTTCGCCATGCTCGACGGTGACCGGATGGACGGTGCAACAAGTTTCGATGGCCGCGTCATGGGTACCTATTGCCACGGATTGCTGTCTGAGCCGGGGTTCAGAGCGGCGCTTCTTGAAAGCATCGGCGCGACATCCAACCGAACCGACCACAACCGTGTTGTCGATACCGCGCTGGACCAACTGGCTGGCGAACTTGAAACCCATCTCGACATTGACGGCTTGCTGAATCTGGCACGGGAGGGCTGCCGATGA
- the cbiB gene encoding adenosylcobinamide-phosphate synthase CbiB codes for MAEPVALAALALDAALGWPAWLHARIGHPVGAFARVIALCDKQWNLGDVSRARRKAGGVVTVIVLVSITGLVAAGLTVLAHQSGSAGWLIVAILAWPALAQRSLDDHIVPVVDALADDDLEVARLAVAMIVGRDTATLDRNGVSRAAIESLAESFCDGVIAPLFWLLVAGLPGIWILKAINTADSLIGHPEEPYRDFGWASARTDDALNLVPARIAALLICLAGCGGWRTLWRYRTCHASPNAGWPEAAMAGALGVRLAGPISYDGKIADKPWIGHGGEAGLEALVRARRIYHRACALTWIIVLGWVCAGGVT; via the coding sequence ATGGCTGAACCAGTCGCACTGGCCGCGCTTGCCCTTGATGCCGCGCTTGGCTGGCCTGCATGGCTCCACGCACGGATCGGGCATCCGGTTGGTGCCTTCGCCCGCGTCATTGCATTGTGCGACAAGCAGTGGAATCTGGGCGATGTCAGCCGTGCCAGACGCAAGGCAGGCGGGGTGGTAACAGTGATCGTGCTGGTCAGCATAACCGGCCTTGTCGCAGCTGGACTTACCGTTTTGGCGCATCAGAGCGGTTCTGCCGGATGGTTGATCGTTGCCATTCTGGCATGGCCCGCGCTGGCACAGCGAAGCCTTGATGACCACATCGTCCCGGTTGTCGATGCGTTGGCCGATGATGATCTGGAGGTCGCAAGATTGGCCGTCGCCATGATTGTCGGGCGTGATACGGCTACGCTTGACCGTAACGGAGTGTCGCGCGCGGCGATCGAAAGCCTTGCAGAAAGCTTTTGTGACGGGGTGATCGCGCCTCTGTTCTGGTTATTGGTGGCAGGATTGCCGGGCATCTGGATATTGAAGGCGATCAACACGGCCGACAGCCTGATCGGCCACCCCGAAGAACCATATCGTGATTTTGGCTGGGCCTCTGCGCGCACTGACGATGCGCTGAACCTTGTTCCTGCGCGGATTGCCGCCTTGCTTATCTGCTTGGCCGGTTGTGGTGGCTGGCGGACGCTATGGCGCTATCGCACCTGCCATGCATCACCCAATGCAGGCTGGCCTGAAGCGGCAATGGCAGGCGCGCTGGGGGTGCGTTTGGCCGGACCGATCAGCTATGACGGAAAGATCGCGGACAAACCGTGGATCGGCCATGGCGGCGAAGCAGGACTGGAAGCTTTGGTGCGCGCGCGGCGGATATATCACCGCGCCTGCGCGCTTACCTGGATCATTGTGCTGGGCTGGGTGTGTGCAGGGGGCGTTACTTGA
- a CDS encoding aminotransferase class I/II-fold pyridoxal phosphate-dependent enzyme has product MSAGFTYHGGRLSAACARFGGEPADWLDLSTGINPRSWHPGADVVVDWRALPDPDALASLEYAAAAFFGCDPALCAAVPGSETGLRQLGQSLALPGLHQPLAYGTYRAAFAQAESIQNLAQLPQRASVLVVGNPNNPDGRILSHDRLLALLDHQEQQGGWLIVDEAFADCDPGWSILGKVDAGRRLIVLRSFGKFFGLAGLRLGFLIAPPKVLADLRQGLGDWPIHAAALAFATPAYRDMPWITGTRRCLGASAAALDDVLKRHRLSFKGDCPLFRLIVGQNAGGLFQALAARQILTRPFSGHPDLLRIGLPANAAALQRLDMALSEVGGHG; this is encoded by the coding sequence ATGAGCGCCGGTTTCACATATCACGGGGGCCGTCTTTCTGCGGCTTGCGCCCGGTTCGGCGGCGAGCCAGCCGACTGGCTCGATCTTTCTACCGGGATCAACCCGCGCTCTTGGCACCCCGGCGCGGACGTGGTCGTTGACTGGCGCGCTTTGCCCGATCCCGATGCGCTTGCATCGCTGGAATACGCTGCCGCCGCATTCTTTGGCTGCGATCCAGCGCTTTGTGCGGCAGTGCCCGGAAGCGAAACCGGCCTGCGCCAGCTTGGACAAAGCCTCGCTCTGCCGGGACTGCACCAGCCGCTTGCCTATGGCACTTACCGCGCTGCATTTGCGCAGGCCGAAAGCATCCAAAATCTGGCGCAGTTGCCGCAGCGGGCAAGTGTGCTGGTCGTCGGCAATCCCAACAACCCGGATGGGCGTATCCTGTCGCACGACAGATTGCTTGCCTTGCTGGACCATCAGGAACAGCAAGGCGGTTGGCTGATCGTGGACGAAGCCTTTGCCGATTGCGATCCGGGCTGGAGCATTTTAGGCAAGGTTGATGCAGGGCGGCGTTTGATCGTCTTGCGCTCGTTCGGAAAGTTCTTCGGACTTGCCGGGCTGAGACTTGGTTTCTTGATCGCACCGCCAAAAGTGCTTGCCGATCTGCGGCAGGGATTGGGCGATTGGCCTATCCACGCTGCAGCGCTGGCCTTTGCCACGCCTGCCTATCGTGACATGCCGTGGATTACCGGAACGCGCCGTTGCCTTGGCGCGTCGGCGGCGGCACTTGACGATGTGCTGAAGCGCCACCGACTTTCCTTTAAGGGCGATTGTCCGCTATTCCGGCTGATCGTCGGGCAGAATGCCGGGGGTTTGTTTCAAGCCTTGGCCGCGCGGCAAATTCTCACTCGTCCATTTTCGGGCCATCCCGATCTGTTGCGCATCGGCCTTCCGGCAAACGCTGCCGCCTTGCAGCGGCTCGACATGGCCTTGTCCGAAGTGGGCGGACATGGCTGA
- a CDS encoding adenosylcobinamide-GDP ribazoletransferase produces the protein MKPLLLALQFMTRLPLPAIAASDRDFGNAIRWFPLAGFAVGAGVAGAAATGAMHGSALGALFGLIAWVAMTGALHLDGLGDIADATGAAHADRSRISEVLADPHIGSFGVTAIALQILAKFVLLDLALQRGSPLLLLFVPVLARIGPIAWALMLPPLHAGFGTLFRRGANWPVFACWLAVWSLCAGFACPSLLAALMVIPLWAPWLRARIGGISGDGHGAGVELVETAALVMLVIA, from the coding sequence ATGAAGCCCCTGCTGCTGGCCTTGCAATTTATGACGCGCCTGCCGTTGCCAGCAATTGCGGCAAGCGATCGCGATTTCGGCAACGCGATCCGCTGGTTTCCGCTAGCAGGATTTGCGGTTGGCGCAGGCGTGGCGGGCGCAGCGGCAACGGGGGCCATGCATGGTTCCGCATTGGGTGCGCTTTTTGGTCTAATCGCTTGGGTCGCCATGACCGGGGCGCTGCATCTGGACGGGCTGGGCGATATTGCCGATGCAACCGGTGCGGCCCATGCTGATCGTTCCCGCATCAGCGAGGTGCTGGCCGATCCGCATATCGGCAGCTTCGGCGTCACCGCTATTGCCTTGCAAATTCTCGCAAAGTTCGTGCTGCTCGATCTGGCGCTACAGCGCGGAAGCCCGCTGTTGCTGCTGTTCGTTCCGGTCCTTGCACGCATCGGTCCGATCGCATGGGCGCTGATGCTGCCGCCACTTCATGCAGGGTTTGGCACCTTGTTCCGGCGTGGGGCCAACTGGCCGGTGTTCGCCTGCTGGCTTGCGGTATGGAGCCTTTGTGCTGGCTTTGCCTGCCCGTCGTTGCTTGCTGCCTTGATGGTGATCCCACTTTGGGCACCGTGGCTGCGGGCGCGCATTGGTGGCATATCGGGGGACGGCCATGGCGCGGGTGTCGAACTTGTCGAGACAGCAGCGCTTGTCATGCTGGTCATAGCCTGA
- a CDS encoding histidine phosphatase family protein: protein MPNDLVIRSITSSDLHRALAGAETLAMARAVALFVDRRWRELDFGAWDGLAPQSVPSDALALFWDDPDAYPPPGGESWSTLQSRVAEALTDLEDDGLAVTHGGAMRAAVSVVTGLDHRQVWAFDLPYGALLSLRIWSGDGQVGGQIIALRGKSVP from the coding sequence GTGCCGAACGACTTGGTAATCCGCAGCATCACAAGCTCGGACTTGCACCGTGCGCTGGCGGGGGCAGAAACACTTGCTATGGCCCGCGCCGTAGCGCTTTTCGTCGACCGACGCTGGCGGGAACTCGATTTCGGTGCATGGGACGGCCTAGCCCCGCAAAGCGTGCCATCCGATGCCTTGGCCCTGTTCTGGGATGATCCCGATGCCTACCCGCCGCCGGGCGGGGAAAGCTGGTCCACACTGCAAAGCCGCGTTGCCGAAGCGCTGACCGATCTTGAAGATGATGGTTTGGCAGTGACACACGGCGGGGCAATGCGGGCCGCCGTATCGGTCGTGACCGGGCTGGATCATCGGCAGGTTTGGGCGTTCGATCTGCCTTATGGCGCGCTGCTGTCGCTGCGCATCTGGTCCGGTGACGGGCAGGTGGGCGGGCAGATCATCGCCTTGCGTGGAAAATCCGTTCCATGA